In Methylotenera versatilis 79, the DNA window CGCCAGTGACGTCAGCAGCCATGTTAATTGTTGTGTATTTAAATAACGAATCATGGCTTATAAATCAAAGTCATCAATTACAGCAAAGCTAGCGCAGTTAGCGCTTGGTGATAATGTGATTCAGTGTTGCTGGGCGGCAAAGTAATATTAGGTAGTTTTACGCCATACATTTGCTGGCTGGCATGCGCATCCATCACCCAGCGCGTTAATTGCGAGATACGCGTTTCTAATTCGCCATCGGTCGCTTCCCAATCTAACCACAATGCGCTGCTACCAGTGCCGCTATAAAGCTTGGTAAACATGCCAATACTGCGGCTGGAAGCTTTCCAATCGATACGGCTGGGCGAATCGCCAAGTTGATAGTTTTTATGACCATTAAAATCCTCATCGCCTTTATTAAACTGACTACTACCTTGCACATTCGCATCAATAGTTAATGCTTGCGGAACAGCTAAATCACTGGGTTTCGCGTAAATCAATACTTGAAACGGATTTTCAATAACAGCCCAAGCATGTAATAAATTGAGTGGAAATTGCGTGTTAAGTGTGAGGCGCGGCAATGTGTGTAAACCGCGAGTTGATGTGTTGAGTGGCACTTGGAATAATTGTGCATCATTAGCGGCAATATTGTGAACGACGGACTGCTGCGCATTTTCTGCAAAATAAGCAGCAACCGAGTAACGTGGGCGATTTTTTATATCACTTACTTTTAGCGTGATTTCTGCATCATCACCCACAAAAACGGGGCTGGCTTTTAGTACCGCAACTTGCAGATGCACTAAATTTCGCCAAGTATGCAACATGGCGATATTGCCCAAAGATGCGAGTAAAAAAGTGACATAAAAGCCCAAGCTAAGTGAATAGTTAATCGAACCAATCAGTAGTCCGATTAGCATCACCGCATATAGCAAACCCCAGCGTGTAGGCAAAATGTAGATTTGGCGCGGGTTAAGTGTGGCAATGTTTTGCGTGCTTTTGGATACACGAAACCATTGCTGCCACCAGTTGAGTTTCCAAAAAATCAGCGGCCAAATCTTTGCGGGCATAGGTTTAAATCTGTCTGCTAAATTTTTTGATTGGAAATGGGTGGATTAAAAAGTGAATACTAAGAAATGAATAGTAAGCACGCTAAATCGCCACGCCGTCCAGTATTTGCTTAGCAACATGGGCATTACCATCTATCGCTATACGATGCCCAACTACGCTTGGTAATACCGCCTGAATATCTTCTGGAATGACAAAGTCGCGACCTTCGCACATTGCCCAAGCTTGTGCACACTGGCGCAAACCCAAGCCGGCTCTAGGCGATAAGCCAGTGCTAAATTGCGTGCGTGTGAATTGGATTAACGCTTGTAAATAATCCAAAAGCGCGTCTGACACATGTACAAGGTTGACATTTTGCTGCAGTTTTAATAATGCTTCAGCATCACAGACTGCTTGAATATTGTGTGAATTAGCGCGCCCACCTTGATTTTTAAGCAAGCTGCGTTCGGATTGACTATCAGGATAACCTAACGTGATGCGCATCAAAAAACGGTCGAGTTGTGATTCTGGCAGCGCAAAGGTGCCGATATGATGTTTTGGATTTTGCGTCGCAATCACAAAAAAAGGATTAGGCAAAATATGCGTGTTGCCATCCACTGTCACTTGGTGCTCTTCCATTGCTTCCAACAATGCACTTTGTGTTTTAGGTGTGGCGCGATTAAT includes these proteins:
- a CDS encoding DUF58 domain-containing protein, producing MPAKIWPLIFWKLNWWQQWFRVSKSTQNIATLNPRQIYILPTRWGLLYAVMLIGLLIGSINYSLSLGFYVTFLLASLGNIAMLHTWRNLVHLQVAVLKASPVFVGDDAEITLKVSDIKNRPRYSVAAYFAENAQQSVVHNIAANDAQLFQVPLNTSTRGLHTLPRLTLNTQFPLNLLHAWAVIENPFQVLIYAKPSDLAVPQALTIDANVQGSSQFNKGDEDFNGHKNYQLGDSPSRIDWKASSRSIGMFTKLYSGTGSSALWLDWEATDGELETRISQLTRWVMDAHASQQMYGVKLPNITLPPSNTESHYHQALTALALL
- a CDS encoding AAA family ATPase, with the protein product MQNATNSITNAIIAKTSEVILGKEQQIKLALACILARGHLLIEDLPGMGKTTLAHTLAQVLGLGFGRTQFTSDLLPVDIIGVSVFDRNTSNFQFHAGPIFTNVLLADEINRATPKTQSALLEAMEEHQVTVDGNTHILPNPFFVIATQNPKHHIGTFALPESQLDRFLMRITLGYPDSQSERSLLKNQGGRANSHNIQAVCDAEALLKLQQNVNLVHVSDALLDYLQALIQFTRTQFSTGLSPRAGLGLRQCAQAWAMCEGRDFVIPEDIQAVLPSVVGHRIAIDGNAHVAKQILDGVAI